One genomic window of Gossypium hirsutum isolate 1008001.06 chromosome D11, Gossypium_hirsutum_v2.1, whole genome shotgun sequence includes the following:
- the LOC107912432 gene encoding protein FANTASTIC FOUR 1 has protein sequence MSSSVCQGLQSCLEVVESRVSRLKLAPPKSNFPPSIVTTDPKPTVYNEEKNTTITNTNDMGGWSCIQSLSNAKASTENDKVYVHPLVKRSASRLSEKSLEMCTERLGSETGSEVSDCSDDISLFSMDTRSQTVACNIPPKPRAIRKMSRSSSFPPPLTSISGSNCVQVKSHREGGRLVLQAVSFPPSHTYFHAERSYGRLRLSLYKDASPVFQDQDQDGQEEDQEEEEEEETVVEEEEFYGETEIKESNSGNVGGEVGTGKLPIPSSCKENGCGHKGLLHWKPFLVAT, from the coding sequence ATGTCGTCAAGTGTGTGTCAAGGGTTGCAATCATGCCTGGAGGTGGTTGAATCACGGGTTTCGAGGCTGAAACTGGCTCCACCAAAATCGAATTTCCCTCCCTCCATTGTTACTACTGACCCCAAACCTACGGTGTATAATGAAGAAAAAAACACCACCATCACCAACACCAATGACATGGGCGGCTGGAGTTGCATCCAGTCCCTCTCCAACGCCAAAGCTTCCACCGAGAATGACAAAGTTTACGTCCACCCTCTTGTGAAGCGTTCAGCCTCTAGGCTAAGTGAAAAAAGTCTTGAGATGTGCACCGAAAGGCTAGGGAGTGAGACTGGAAGCGAAGTTAGCGATTGCAGCGATGACATTTCCTTGTTTTCAATGGACACTCGGTCTCAAACAGTGGCTTGCAATATTCCACCCAAACCAAGGGCGATACGAAAAATGAGTCGTAGCAGCAGCTTTCCGCCTCCTTTGACATCCATTAGCGGTTCAAATTGTGTTCAAGTCAAGTCTCATCGAGAAGGCGGCCGCTTGGTTCTTCAAGCCGTTAGTTTCCCTCCCTCTCATACTTACTTCCATGCAGAACGTAGCTATGGGAGGCTTAGGCTTTCCCTTTATAAGGATGCTTCCCCAGTGTTCCAGGACCAGGACCAGGACGGCCAAGAGGAAgaccaagaagaagaagaagaagaagaaactgtGGTAGAGGAAGAGGAGTTTTATGGGGAAACTGAGATTAAGGAATCAAACAGTGGGAATGTTGGGGGTGAAGTTGGGACAGGGAAGTTGCCTATTCCAAGCAGCTGCAAAGAAAATGGGTGTGGCCACAAAGGCTTGCTTCATTGGAAGCCATTCTTGGTGGCtacttga
- the LOC107911289 gene encoding uncharacterized protein isoform X2: protein MGKKPIARKRQGKGTTAMPKDPSGGVDKQPESSNPLSQNAILQPKKRNPPLETVESQPKTQTNSADLSSLTKVKKHGILYAVRRSERLQAVISPSQDKEIERLIDEITLSEGEKDEVPLDHEDGELPQPIQTQMTMEEKFDYLFQQIEELQKTLETLKFKATRDSSPTGSPRAADVRYRNLYFESQKKIEALTNENHQLALKLERALGKLEAYDNGACAASEGLQKMKEMILVANLTRSTETAVNFSTQTFPSMDGGAEAMASPRRKKPRTGK from the exons ATGGGTAAGAAACCTATAGCTCGGAAGCGTCAAGGAAAGGGTACCACGGCCATG CCTAAGGACCCTTCTGGAGGAGTGGATAAGCAACCTGAAAGCTCCAACCCTTTGTCCCAAAATGCAATTTTGCAACCTAAGAAAAGAAATCCTCCGTTGGAGACTGTAGAATCACAGCCTAAAACGCAGACAAATTCTGCCGATTTGTCTTCACTTACGAAGGTCAAGAAACATGGTATTCTTTATGCGGTTAGGAGATCCGAACGCCTTCAAGCCGTGATTTCTCCTTCTCAAGACAAGGAAATCGAACGTTTAATTGATGAGATAACTCTAAGTGAAGGTGAGAAAGATGAGGTGCCACTCGATCATGAGGATGGGGAACTACCACAGCCAATCCAGACACAGATGACCATGGAAGAAAAATTTGACTATCTTTTTCAACAAATTGAAGAACTACAAAAGACTCTAGAAACCTTAAAGTTCAAG GCTACAAGGGATTCTTCCCCAACTGGAAGCCCTAGGGCAGCAGATGTCCGATATAGAAACTTGTATTTTGAATCACAGAAGAAG ATCGAAGCACTGACAAATGAAAACCACCAGCTTGCTCTCAAGTTGGAACGAGCTCTCGGTAAACTTGAAGCA TACGATAATGGGGCGTGTGCAGCTTCTGAAGGACTGCAGAAAATGAAGGAGATGATATTGGTGGCGAATTTGACAAGATCAACTGAAACAGCAGTGAATTTTTCTACACAAACCTTTCCTTCAATGGATGGAGGTGCTGAGGCAATGGCTAGTCCTAGAAGAAAGAAACCTCGTACTGGGAAATAG
- the LOC107911289 gene encoding uncharacterized protein isoform X1 — MGKKPIARKRQGKGTTAMLQPKDPSGGVDKQPESSNPLSQNAILQPKKRNPPLETVESQPKTQTNSADLSSLTKVKKHGILYAVRRSERLQAVISPSQDKEIERLIDEITLSEGEKDEVPLDHEDGELPQPIQTQMTMEEKFDYLFQQIEELQKTLETLKFKATRDSSPTGSPRAADVRYRNLYFESQKKIEALTNENHQLALKLERALGKLEAYDNGACAASEGLQKMKEMILVANLTRSTETAVNFSTQTFPSMDGGAEAMASPRRKKPRTGK; from the exons ATGGGTAAGAAACCTATAGCTCGGAAGCGTCAAGGAAAGGGTACCACGGCCATG CTTCAGCCTAAGGACCCTTCTGGAGGAGTGGATAAGCAACCTGAAAGCTCCAACCCTTTGTCCCAAAATGCAATTTTGCAACCTAAGAAAAGAAATCCTCCGTTGGAGACTGTAGAATCACAGCCTAAAACGCAGACAAATTCTGCCGATTTGTCTTCACTTACGAAGGTCAAGAAACATGGTATTCTTTATGCGGTTAGGAGATCCGAACGCCTTCAAGCCGTGATTTCTCCTTCTCAAGACAAGGAAATCGAACGTTTAATTGATGAGATAACTCTAAGTGAAGGTGAGAAAGATGAGGTGCCACTCGATCATGAGGATGGGGAACTACCACAGCCAATCCAGACACAGATGACCATGGAAGAAAAATTTGACTATCTTTTTCAACAAATTGAAGAACTACAAAAGACTCTAGAAACCTTAAAGTTCAAG GCTACAAGGGATTCTTCCCCAACTGGAAGCCCTAGGGCAGCAGATGTCCGATATAGAAACTTGTATTTTGAATCACAGAAGAAG ATCGAAGCACTGACAAATGAAAACCACCAGCTTGCTCTCAAGTTGGAACGAGCTCTCGGTAAACTTGAAGCA TACGATAATGGGGCGTGTGCAGCTTCTGAAGGACTGCAGAAAATGAAGGAGATGATATTGGTGGCGAATTTGACAAGATCAACTGAAACAGCAGTGAATTTTTCTACACAAACCTTTCCTTCAATGGATGGAGGTGCTGAGGCAATGGCTAGTCCTAGAAGAAAGAAACCTCGTACTGGGAAATAG